From Streptomyces fungicidicus, one genomic window encodes:
- a CDS encoding type I restriction endonuclease subunit R, which translates to MTFSEANTVRDFVRDLVKSVDVRFVPGRHLPRRTDEVMLEQQVREALIRLNPAIEADPRLADEVIYQLRAILISARSTPNPVVANEEFAAWLTGQKSMPFGPDGEHVTVKLIDFDHPREHGANNWFVSTEVTYGVGRLERRFDLVIWCNGFPLVVGEAKSPVRPAYSWIDAAAQVKEDYEVNVPAFLVPNVLNFATEGKDFRYGAVGMPVELWGPWRADESGDDHTPVKVGLGAVKEAVEGVLDPNLILDFLRFFTLFATDKKHRKIKVIARFQQFQATNLIVERVLHGRIKQGLIWHFQGSGKSLLMVFTARKLRAMAGLTSPTVLIVVDRIDLDTQITATFNASDVPNLVSTESRRELQELLVAGARKIIITTIHKFGEAPGVLDARDNIIVMVDEAHRSQEGDYGRKMREALPNAFLIGLTGTPINKRDRNTFMWFGSDADEHGYLSRYSFSDSIRDGATLPLHFEPRLSEIHLDEEAITTAFDELADRHGLTEEDRTTLSKKAASLEALIKAPARVRKIAADIAEHFTTKVEPQGFKAQIVVYDKATCVAYKEELDRLLGPDVSTIVMSTSRSDKPAWKQWTPGREELERITARFNDPADPLKIIIVTAKLLTGFDAPILYAQYIDKPLREHTLLQAICRTNRVYPPVKTHGLIVDYLGIFDAVAKAFEFDDKSVQQVISNIAVLREQLGPAIEAALAFFPGVDRTVGGYEGLIQAQTAIDSDESRDAFGAAYSVVAQLWETLSPDPILSEYESDYRWLTDVYQSVQPTDVTGRLVWHTLGAKTLELINEHVTVEVPRTDLETIVLDAQVIEDLMTGKRKDIDPVEVEKWITARIAKHVGNPAFVELGQRLNALREKYAHSQQASLEFLKELFALARDTVAAEKAAAEVPREERGKAALTDLFESLKSEETPIIVEKVVDEVDSVVRTVRFDGWQSTSEGDRLVQQALRKALYIKFKIRDQDVFGKALGYIREYY; encoded by the coding sequence GTGACCTTCAGCGAGGCTAACACCGTGCGCGATTTCGTCCGGGATCTGGTGAAGTCGGTCGATGTGCGGTTCGTGCCGGGGAGGCATCTGCCGCGGCGCACCGACGAGGTCATGCTGGAGCAGCAGGTGCGGGAGGCGTTAATCCGCCTCAACCCGGCCATCGAGGCGGATCCGCGTCTGGCCGATGAGGTGATCTACCAGCTGCGGGCGATCTTGATCTCCGCGCGCAGCACGCCGAATCCGGTGGTGGCGAACGAGGAGTTCGCGGCCTGGCTCACAGGGCAGAAGTCGATGCCGTTCGGGCCCGATGGCGAGCATGTGACCGTCAAACTGATCGACTTCGACCACCCCCGCGAGCACGGTGCGAACAACTGGTTCGTCTCCACCGAGGTGACCTACGGGGTCGGGCGGCTGGAGCGGCGCTTCGACCTGGTGATCTGGTGCAACGGCTTCCCGTTGGTCGTAGGGGAGGCGAAGTCACCGGTGCGGCCGGCGTACTCCTGGATCGACGCGGCCGCGCAGGTCAAGGAGGACTACGAAGTCAACGTGCCGGCGTTCCTCGTGCCGAATGTGCTCAACTTCGCCACCGAGGGCAAGGACTTCCGCTACGGGGCGGTCGGGATGCCGGTGGAGCTGTGGGGACCGTGGCGGGCGGATGAGTCCGGTGACGACCACACGCCGGTGAAGGTAGGCCTCGGGGCGGTCAAGGAGGCGGTCGAGGGCGTTCTGGATCCGAATTTGATCTTGGACTTCCTGCGGTTCTTCACGCTGTTCGCGACCGACAAGAAGCACCGCAAGATCAAGGTGATAGCGCGGTTCCAGCAGTTCCAGGCGACCAACCTGATCGTGGAGCGGGTGCTGCACGGGCGGATCAAGCAAGGGCTGATCTGGCACTTCCAGGGATCAGGGAAGTCGCTGCTGATGGTGTTCACCGCGCGGAAGCTGCGCGCGATGGCGGGGCTGACCTCGCCGACGGTGCTCATCGTGGTCGACCGGATCGACCTGGACACCCAGATCACCGCGACGTTCAACGCCTCCGACGTACCGAACCTGGTCTCCACCGAGTCCCGCAGGGAGCTACAGGAACTCCTGGTTGCGGGGGCGCGGAAGATCATCATCACCACGATCCACAAGTTCGGCGAAGCCCCCGGTGTGCTGGACGCACGTGACAACATCATCGTGATGGTCGACGAGGCTCACCGCTCCCAGGAGGGCGACTACGGCCGCAAGATGCGCGAGGCGCTGCCCAACGCGTTCCTGATCGGGCTGACCGGGACGCCGATCAACAAGCGCGACCGCAACACGTTTATGTGGTTCGGCTCCGACGCCGACGAGCACGGGTACCTCTCGCGCTACTCCTTCTCCGACTCCATCCGCGATGGCGCCACCCTGCCGCTGCACTTCGAGCCACGCCTCTCGGAGATCCATCTGGACGAGGAAGCGATCACCACGGCCTTCGACGAGCTCGCCGACCGCCACGGGCTCACCGAGGAGGACCGCACCACCCTGTCGAAGAAGGCCGCCTCCCTGGAGGCACTGATCAAGGCCCCCGCCCGGGTCCGCAAGATCGCCGCCGACATTGCCGAGCACTTCACCACCAAGGTCGAGCCGCAGGGCTTCAAGGCGCAGATCGTGGTCTACGACAAGGCCACCTGCGTGGCGTACAAGGAGGAGCTCGACCGCCTGCTCGGCCCGGACGTGTCCACGATCGTGATGTCCACCAGCCGCAGCGACAAGCCGGCGTGGAAGCAGTGGACCCCGGGTCGGGAGGAGCTGGAGCGGATCACCGCCCGTTTCAACGATCCGGCCGACCCGTTGAAGATCATCATTGTGACCGCGAAGCTGCTCACCGGCTTCGACGCCCCGATCCTCTACGCCCAGTACATCGATAAACCCCTGCGCGAACACACCCTGCTCCAAGCAATCTGCCGCACCAACCGGGTCTACCCGCCCGTGAAGACCCACGGCTTGATAGTGGACTACCTCGGCATCTTTGACGCCGTCGCCAAGGCCTTCGAGTTCGACGACAAGTCCGTCCAGCAGGTCATCTCCAACATCGCTGTACTCCGCGAGCAGCTCGGCCCCGCGATCGAGGCTGCTCTGGCGTTCTTCCCAGGCGTCGACCGCACCGTGGGCGGCTATGAGGGCCTGATCCAGGCGCAGACCGCGATCGACTCCGACGAGTCCCGCGACGCCTTCGGAGCCGCGTACAGCGTCGTCGCCCAGCTGTGGGAGACCCTCTCCCCGGACCCGATCCTGTCCGAGTACGAGTCGGACTACCGCTGGCTGACCGACGTCTACCAGTCCGTGCAGCCCACCGACGTCACCGGCCGGCTGGTCTGGCACACGCTGGGCGCCAAGACCCTCGAGCTCATAAACGAGCACGTCACCGTCGAGGTCCCCCGCACCGACCTGGAGACCATCGTCCTCGATGCGCAGGTCATCGAGGACCTGATGACCGGCAAGCGCAAGGACATCGACCCCGTGGAGGTCGAGAAGTGGATCACCGCCCGCATCGCCAAGCACGTCGGCAACCCGGCTTTCGTCGAGCTCGGCCAGCGGTTGAATGCTCTGCGGGAGAAGTACGCCCACTCCCAGCAAGCATCGCTGGAGTTCCTCAAGGAACTGTTCGCGCTGGCGCGAGACACAGTCGCAGCAGAGAAGGCCGCCGCCGAGGTGCCCCGCGAGGAACGCGGAAAGGCCGCCCTGACCGACCTCTTCGAGTCGCTCAAGAGCGAGGAGACCCCGATCATCGTCGAGAAGGTCGTCGACGAGGTCGACTCCGTCGTCCGTACCGTCCGCTTTGACGGCTGGCAGAGCACCAGCGAAGGCGATCGTCTCGTCCAGCAGGCGCTCCGCAAGGCGCTCTACATCAAGTTCAAGATCCGTGACCAGGATGTCTTCGGGAAGGCACTGGGATACATCCGGGAATACTACTAG
- a CDS encoding type I restriction-modification system subunit M, with amino-acid sequence MTTTSPKRITQRDLESYLWGAAVLLRGLIDAGDYKQYIFPLVFLKRLSDVYDEEHAAALEEYGDEEFADLPENHRFAIPDGAHWADLRKVTSNVGTALKAAMRAIESANPDTLPGVFGDGEWTNKDLLPDATLSDLIEHFSTKTLSVANLPEDELGQGYEYLIKKFADDSGHTAQEFYTNRTLVHLMTLMLEPQPGESVYDPTCGTGGMLISTAAEVKRQGKEWRNLRLYGQELNYGTSAIARMNLFLHGVTDSRIAHGDTLTKPAFLNARGGLQTFDVVLANPPYSIKAWNRDAFAKDPYGRNMWGLPPQGRADYAFFQHIVKSLDPITGRSAILFPHGVLFRRDEAAMRERLVKSDLVECVLGLGEGLFYNSPMPAVVIILRTRKPAERQGKVLFINALNEVSREQGQAFLRETHQQRILDAYRSFTDIKQFATVATPDEIAAKGFSLAIATYVGGVVDSGEEEQIDLAEALAAWRTAAQSSDTAVADVLSLMRTEASA; translated from the coding sequence ATGACCACGACGAGCCCGAAGCGGATCACCCAGCGGGATCTGGAGTCCTACCTGTGGGGTGCTGCAGTGCTGCTGCGGGGGCTGATCGATGCCGGTGACTACAAGCAGTACATCTTCCCGCTGGTCTTCCTCAAGCGCCTCTCCGACGTCTACGACGAGGAGCACGCCGCCGCCCTGGAGGAGTACGGCGATGAGGAGTTTGCCGACCTCCCGGAGAACCACCGCTTCGCCATCCCCGACGGTGCCCACTGGGCCGACCTGCGCAAGGTCACCAGCAACGTCGGCACCGCACTCAAGGCCGCTATGCGGGCCATCGAGTCCGCCAACCCTGACACCCTCCCCGGCGTCTTCGGCGACGGCGAGTGGACCAACAAGGACCTGCTCCCGGACGCAACCCTCTCGGACCTGATCGAGCACTTCTCGACCAAGACGCTGTCGGTGGCGAACCTGCCCGAGGACGAGCTTGGGCAGGGCTACGAGTACCTGATCAAGAAGTTCGCCGACGACTCCGGCCACACCGCCCAGGAGTTCTACACCAACCGCACCCTGGTGCACCTGATGACGCTCATGCTCGAGCCCCAGCCCGGCGAGTCCGTCTACGACCCGACCTGCGGCACCGGCGGCATGCTCATCTCCACCGCAGCCGAGGTCAAGCGCCAGGGCAAGGAGTGGCGAAACCTGCGCCTGTACGGCCAGGAGCTCAACTACGGAACCTCTGCCATCGCCCGCATGAACCTGTTCCTGCACGGCGTCACCGACAGCCGTATCGCCCATGGTGACACCCTCACCAAGCCTGCCTTCCTCAACGCCCGGGGCGGCCTGCAGACCTTCGACGTCGTCCTGGCCAACCCGCCCTACTCCATCAAGGCATGGAACCGCGACGCGTTCGCCAAGGACCCCTACGGGCGCAACATGTGGGGCCTACCGCCCCAGGGGCGCGCCGACTACGCCTTCTTCCAGCACATCGTCAAGAGTCTGGACCCCATCACCGGGCGTTCCGCGATCCTGTTCCCCCACGGGGTCCTATTCCGCCGTGACGAGGCCGCCATGCGCGAGCGGCTGGTCAAGTCCGACCTAGTCGAGTGTGTGCTCGGCCTCGGCGAGGGCCTGTTCTACAACTCCCCGATGCCGGCCGTCGTCATCATCCTGCGGACACGCAAGCCCGCCGAGCGTCAGGGCAAGGTTCTCTTCATCAACGCCCTCAATGAGGTCTCCCGCGAACAGGGACAGGCTTTCCTGCGCGAGACTCACCAGCAGAGGATCCTCGATGCTTACCGCAGCTTCACGGACATAAAGCAGTTCGCGACGGTCGCCACCCCCGATGAGATTGCTGCCAAGGGCTTCAGCCTGGCCATCGCGACGTACGTCGGGGGCGTCGTGGACAGCGGCGAGGAAGAACAGATCGACCTCGCCGAGGCCCTCGCTGCCTGGCGTACTGCTGCGCAGAGCTCTGACACGGCCGTCGCCGATGTCCTGTCCCTGATGCGAACGGAGGCCTCGGCATGA
- a CDS encoding type I restriction-modification system subunit M: MPLTLGELESYLAKAADLLRGSIDQADFKAYIFPLMFFKRISDVYDEEYARALDESGGDHTYAAFEENHRFTIPEGCHWADVRERTESVGEALKTAFRGIEQANQGTLYGIFGGATWTNKDKLPDRKLIDLIEHFSTKTLSISQAAPDVLGQAYEYLIKRFADQSNKKAGEYYTPREVIALLVNILDPQEGETVYDPACGTGGMLIEVIQHIKALGGDPKTVLGKLYGQEKVLTTSAIARMNLLLHGMEDFHIERGDTLRDPAYFNHGRLARFDCVIANPPFSLENWGHEQWASDPWGRNELGGVPPKGYADWAWAQHMLTSAAPTGGRVAVVLPRGALFRQGAESRIREHILKAGIVEAVIGLAPNLFYGTNLAACVLILRRQRPVEQQDKVLFVNGELLFKRGRNQNTLEPDHAETLLKAYQQYADQPGLAAVATLDDIKDNSWNLNIRLYVEPAEVGEQVTLEQAVADLETAHAKARETRAALEAELAEWGLGV, from the coding sequence ATGCCGTTGACGCTGGGGGAGTTGGAGTCGTATCTGGCGAAGGCGGCTGATCTGCTGCGGGGCAGCATCGACCAGGCGGACTTCAAGGCGTACATCTTCCCGTTGATGTTCTTCAAGCGGATCAGCGATGTGTACGACGAGGAGTACGCCCGCGCGCTGGACGAGTCCGGTGGCGACCACACGTATGCGGCGTTCGAGGAGAACCACCGGTTCACCATCCCCGAGGGATGCCACTGGGCTGACGTGCGCGAACGCACCGAGAGCGTCGGTGAAGCGCTCAAGACCGCCTTCCGCGGGATCGAACAGGCCAACCAGGGCACGCTGTACGGCATCTTCGGCGGCGCGACCTGGACCAACAAGGACAAGCTCCCGGACCGCAAACTGATTGACCTGATCGAGCACTTCTCGACCAAGACCCTTTCGATCTCCCAGGCCGCCCCCGACGTGCTGGGGCAGGCATACGAGTACCTGATCAAGCGGTTCGCCGACCAGTCCAACAAGAAGGCTGGCGAGTACTACACCCCGCGCGAGGTGATCGCGCTGCTGGTCAACATCCTCGACCCCCAGGAGGGCGAGACGGTCTACGACCCGGCTTGTGGCACCGGCGGCATGCTGATCGAGGTCATCCAGCACATCAAGGCCCTCGGCGGTGACCCGAAGACCGTGCTCGGCAAGCTGTACGGCCAGGAGAAGGTACTCACCACCTCCGCGATCGCCCGTATGAACCTGCTGCTGCACGGCATGGAGGACTTCCACATCGAGCGCGGCGACACGCTGCGCGACCCGGCCTACTTCAACCACGGCCGGCTGGCCAGGTTCGACTGCGTGATCGCCAACCCGCCGTTCTCCTTGGAGAACTGGGGCCATGAGCAGTGGGCCTCCGATCCGTGGGGCCGCAATGAACTGGGTGGGGTGCCGCCGAAGGGGTACGCCGACTGGGCCTGGGCCCAGCACATGCTCACCTCCGCTGCACCCACCGGAGGAAGGGTCGCAGTCGTCCTCCCACGGGGCGCCCTGTTCCGCCAGGGCGCCGAGAGCCGCATCCGCGAGCACATCCTCAAAGCCGGCATCGTGGAGGCCGTCATCGGCCTGGCGCCTAACCTGTTCTACGGCACCAACCTGGCCGCCTGCGTGCTGATCCTGCGCCGTCAGCGCCCCGTCGAGCAACAGGACAAGGTGCTCTTCGTCAACGGAGAGTTGCTCTTCAAGCGAGGCCGCAACCAGAACACCCTGGAGCCCGACCACGCCGAGACCCTCCTGAAGGCGTATCAGCAGTACGCCGACCAGCCCGGCCTGGCCGCGGTCGCGACCCTGGACGACATCAAGGACAACAGCTGGAACCTGAACATCCGGCTGTACGTCGAGCCCGCCGAGGTCGGCGAGCAGGTCACCCTGGAGCAGGCCGTGGCCGACCTGGAGACCGCGCACGCGAAGGCCCGCGAGACCCGCGCAGCGCTGGAGGCCGAGCTGGCGGAATGGGGGCTGGGCGTATGA
- a CDS encoding restriction endonuclease subunit S, which translates to MSLSLDKTTWKRVTLKEVVRHVTDRVDAETSGLERFLAGEHIPSGSLSITDWGVIGRDPIGPMFYKRFKPGHVLYVSRRTYLRKVAVPQFEGITGEKTFVLETLDENLLLQEFLPFVLSAERFHAYAIAHSRGSVNPYLNWGELAAYEFDLPPLDEQRRLADLLWAVERHRLTVTDSKVSAAAAADAYFSEMLARHAAELVPAPDVIDEMTVGVVVKPTQYYTNDRSAGVPALRGLNVLPGGFDLTDLVYFRPESAADLQKSTLREGDIVVIRTGRPGDAAVVPAEVAGYNCIDLIIVRPGQHVDSKFVELFLNSGYGRAQITRRSAGTAQQHFNVGALKKVQIPALSLDEQRVLVSATTAIQSASDRFADELDSLRVVRSGMLNNVFGGAG; encoded by the coding sequence ATGAGCCTGAGCCTCGACAAGACCACCTGGAAGCGCGTCACCCTTAAAGAGGTGGTCCGGCATGTCACCGACCGGGTTGACGCCGAGACCTCTGGCCTGGAGCGGTTCCTCGCCGGCGAGCACATCCCCAGCGGCAGCCTCTCGATCACCGACTGGGGCGTCATCGGGCGCGACCCGATAGGGCCGATGTTCTACAAGCGGTTCAAGCCCGGCCACGTCCTCTACGTCTCCAGGCGAACGTACCTCCGCAAGGTCGCCGTCCCGCAATTCGAGGGGATCACGGGCGAGAAGACCTTCGTACTGGAGACCCTCGACGAGAACCTGCTCCTGCAGGAGTTTCTCCCGTTCGTTCTCTCGGCCGAGAGGTTCCACGCGTACGCGATCGCTCACTCACGTGGCTCGGTCAACCCTTACCTGAACTGGGGCGAGCTGGCCGCGTACGAGTTCGACCTCCCACCCCTCGACGAACAGCGACGCCTAGCCGACCTGCTCTGGGCCGTCGAGCGCCATCGTCTGACTGTGACAGATTCGAAGGTAAGCGCTGCTGCCGCAGCGGACGCGTACTTTTCCGAGATGCTAGCCAGGCATGCTGCCGAGCTGGTGCCAGCGCCGGACGTCATTGACGAGATGACGGTAGGCGTTGTTGTGAAGCCAACCCAGTACTACACCAATGATCGAAGTGCAGGCGTTCCTGCCCTTCGGGGCCTCAACGTCCTACCTGGCGGCTTCGACCTAACAGATCTCGTGTACTTCCGCCCGGAAAGCGCTGCGGATCTTCAAAAGTCCACGCTGCGGGAAGGCGACATTGTCGTGATTCGAACGGGCCGCCCCGGGGATGCGGCTGTCGTGCCAGCAGAAGTCGCAGGATACAACTGTATTGATCTAATCATTGTCAGACCTGGGCAACACGTCGACTCGAAGTTCGTCGAATTGTTCCTGAACTCTGGTTACGGGCGCGCCCAGATCACGCGCAGGTCGGCTGGAACTGCGCAGCAGCACTTCAACGTAGGCGCTCTAAAGAAGGTCCAGATCCCGGCTCTCTCGTTGGACGAGCAGCGAGTGCTCGTGAGTGCGACGACGGCAATTCAGTCAGCATCGGACCGCTTCGCGGATGAGCTGGACAGTCTGCGAGTCGTGCGGAGTGGGATGCTCAACAACGTCTTCGGAGGCGCCGGGTGA
- a CDS encoding Fic family protein: MREVDEIFAGTPYLIAEDEAAISRFRIVEEKATRSREKSIAVQERIALEGQEMFEPYARAIRTRLVAESNRIEGYDWTYRQVNEVALTYRELLQAPVGSLMQAVRQDPRVYEALGLYKAHEIADEWARGSVRPREYEMRSLHELIASGEVYAGRYKEVENEIGGTKHRTSAPWEVPIHMSELSDWWQQCDVNPALEATVVHAWLTHIHPFEDGNGRMARLLANMSLARNGFPPLLVRSSVDRGQYYDALARSDDGDMLPLYDLFVLVLNRTVRLMSRPDYVREIVADRLLSTVRDRFDLWKILPDQFFMALSDAFKARGWSILLQGTPDLSSYALLEDLDLEGNSWFGKVLDEDRVPQWLLWYGFKSEVLRDLDGSVKRYPSIFVSVRNDNPEAIHPYRPLRFDEGPVEEIVLRPMEAKTVLLRRGYDVEEKSILEAATILAGELAP, encoded by the coding sequence AAAGGCAACGCGCTCACGGGAAAAGTCGATTGCCGTACAGGAGCGCATCGCCCTCGAAGGCCAAGAGATGTTCGAGCCCTACGCGCGGGCAATCAGGACTCGACTCGTCGCGGAAAGTAATCGCATTGAAGGCTATGACTGGACTTACAGGCAGGTCAACGAAGTTGCTCTCACCTACAGAGAGCTACTGCAGGCACCCGTGGGTTCCTTGATGCAGGCAGTCAGGCAAGATCCGAGAGTCTACGAGGCGCTCGGGCTTTATAAGGCACACGAAATCGCAGACGAATGGGCGCGTGGCTCTGTGAGGCCGCGCGAGTATGAGATGCGCTCGCTGCATGAGCTAATCGCTAGCGGGGAAGTATATGCCGGCCGGTATAAGGAGGTGGAGAATGAAATCGGTGGCACCAAGCATCGCACCTCTGCTCCTTGGGAAGTACCCATTCACATGAGTGAGCTCTCCGACTGGTGGCAGCAGTGCGATGTGAACCCTGCACTGGAGGCCACCGTTGTCCACGCCTGGCTCACGCACATTCATCCATTCGAGGATGGAAACGGCCGAATGGCTCGCCTGCTTGCGAACATGTCTCTGGCGCGAAACGGATTCCCGCCTCTCTTGGTGCGTTCAAGCGTAGACCGCGGACAGTATTATGACGCTCTGGCGCGAAGTGACGACGGCGACATGCTCCCGCTCTACGACCTGTTTGTTCTGGTGCTGAATCGGACGGTTCGGCTCATGTCGCGCCCGGACTACGTCCGGGAAATCGTCGCAGATCGCTTGTTGTCCACCGTGAGAGACAGGTTTGATCTCTGGAAGATCCTTCCAGATCAGTTTTTCATGGCCTTGTCGGATGCATTCAAGGCCCGGGGGTGGTCCATCCTGCTCCAGGGCACCCCGGATTTGAGTTCGTATGCCTTGCTGGAGGACCTTGATCTTGAGGGTAATTCTTGGTTCGGGAAAGTATTGGACGAGGATCGAGTGCCGCAATGGCTCCTCTGGTACGGGTTCAAGAGCGAGGTCCTGCGTGACCTTGATGGTTCAGTAAAACGGTATCCTTCAATCTTTGTTTCTGTGCGAAACGATAATCCTGAGGCTATTCATCCGTATCGTCCGCTGCGATTTGACGAAGGGCCCGTGGAGGAGATCGTCTTGCGACCTATGGAGGCTAAGACAGTTTTGCTGCGTCGAGGTTACGATGTAGAGGAGAAAAGTATCCTCGAAGCAGCGACAATCTTGGCGGGGGAGCTAGCGCCTTGA